In Antarcticibacterium arcticum, the genomic stretch CTCAATAAACTCCTCAATATCTATGGTCTTGCTTTTTTTCATGTTGGCATTGTCAAAATCTTCTTTTTCCAACACCACATATTTTTCACCCTGTTTAAAGCCCTTTACAATATCCTTCCACTCTACCTCTTTCCCCGTTTCTTCATTGACCCTTTTATAGCGTATACGCGAATTGTCATGCCTGTCCAGCATATCGAGTTCCAGCTTCCTGTCCTCAGATCCCGAATACATTTTTACGGGAATTGACACCAGGCCAAATTGTATTGAACCATTCCAGATCGATCTCATAATTTATTTCTTAAAAGGCAGAAAAAAACCTCATAGGTTTGCTTCTTTAATTTTTACTGAAAAATCTTTCCCGCGACGGGCGCAAATGGAAAGGGGAATTAAATTAATACTTTTAATTCCCCCTGTTCTTCAATTTATTAAAACTTTAGCTTATTGAAAGGTTATAGGTTAGGAGTTAGAAGTTGGGGTGGTCTCACGGCCATCGGGTTTCAGTTGGCAATTGTGGATTGTAGATTTTTAGAGTACCGGTTTTTGGGGTCTCGAATAGAATTGATGATTTCTAAATTGTGTAAAAATCACTTAAACCAACAAACTACCGACTAATGACTAACGACTAATGACTAACGACTAATGACTAACGACTAACGATTTCTAAAACCATCAGGAATTACGAAGAGCCTTGATAAGCTCTTCCTTGCTCATCTTGCTCCTTCCTTCTATTCCAACTTCTTTGGCTTTATTGTAAAGATCTGTTTTGGATCGATCTTCATATTTCTCAGCCTTGCCGCCTTTTTTT encodes the following:
- a CDS encoding DUF7218 family protein; its protein translation is MPQGKTSHIKNEKQYEALVDKGMSKTKAARIANTPDAGKKGGKAEKYEDRSKTDLYNKAKEVGIEGRSKMSKEELIKALRNS